In the genome of Terriglobia bacterium, the window CCAGGCCAAAGCCGCGTTGGTCACGGCTCAGGCGAACGTTGGTACGGCCGAGGCGAACGTCGTCATGGTTGAGGCCAACCTGCCGGCGATCCGGTCACGTGCTGAGCGCCTGAAGGAGCTCGCAGCCATCCGCGCCGTCGGCCAGCAAGACTACGACGATGCCACTGCTGCTTTGCGGCAAGCCGAGGCCAACCTCGAGGTGACAAGGACGGCGGTGCAGGCAAGCCGGTCGGCCGTGGAGGTAAGCCGGACGGCTGTGGAGAGCGCCCGCATCAACCTATCGTACACACCCATCAAGGCTCCCATATCCGGACGGATCGGAAGATCCGACATCACGGTCGGCGCGATGGTGACCGCCTATCAACCCGTTCCGCTGGCGATCATTCAGCAACTGGACCCGATCTACGTGGATGTGACCCAGGCCAGCGCGGACCTGCTGCGCCTCAGGAGGGCACTGGAGAGCGGAAATCTCAAGAACGGTTTGGGCCGGCGGAAGGTCCAGTTGCTTCTCGAAGACAGTACGCCTTACCCCATGTCAGGCACGCTGCAGTTCCAGGACGTAACCGTAGATCCGACCACCGGCTCGGTCACGCTGCGCATCGTATTTGCCAATCCGAAACAGGTCCTTCTTCCGGGCATGTTCGTGCGGGCGGTCGTAGAGGAGGGCGCGGATGAACAAGCTCTTCTCATTCCACAACAGGGTGTGAGCCGCGACCCGAAGGGGAATCCCATCGCCCTGGTGGTGAACGCCGCCGGCAAGGTCGAGGCGCGTGCGATCGTGCTGGACCGTGCAATCGGAGATAAATGGCTGGTGACGAAAGGGCTGATTCC includes:
- a CDS encoding efflux RND transporter periplasmic adaptor subunit, encoding MPVIHFCKTLCPAGLILAGLLVSGCASKTAPPPAGPVEVATVTLRPEKIVLTTELPGRTSAYLVAEIRPQVNGLLQKRLFEEGANIHEGDLLYQIDPSPYQAAYDQAKAALVTAQANVGTAEANVVMVEANLPAIRSRAERLKELAAIRAVGQQDYDDATAALRQAEANLEVTRTAVQASRSAVEVSRTAVESARINLSYTPIKAPISGRIGRSDITVGAMVTAYQPVPLAIIQQLDPIYVDVTQASADLLRLRRALESGNLKNGLGRRKVQLLLEDSTPYPMSGTLQFQDVTVDPTTGSVTLRIVFANPKQVLLPGMFVRAVVEEGADEQALLIPQQGVSRDPKGNPIALVVNAAGKVEARAIVLDRAIGDKWLVTKGLIPGDRLIVEGIEKVRPGNSVRAVDFVAPAATGAKSGAGQSQVQAR